One segment of Carya illinoinensis cultivar Pawnee chromosome 1, C.illinoinensisPawnee_v1, whole genome shotgun sequence DNA contains the following:
- the LOC122301852 gene encoding protein MKS1-like → MSIVQRLTGPSSSSISPSGAGDLSPAARIASIEKTSLSDRERDRAGNAAAVMGMVEGEGAVELGQAHPGISSPAPTTLAPIPDGFFSPGNEPHSFPPFHDLSPFWHNGFTASPSGLFSAPLISPSPSSMDLFNNFLDF, encoded by the coding sequence ATGTCCATCGTCCAGCGCCTCACCGGCCCGTCTTCTTCATCTATATCTCCGTCCGGCGCCGGAGACCTCTCTCCTGCTGCGAGGATCGCCTCCATCGAGAAAACCAGCCTGTcggatagagagagagacagggCCGGCAACGCTGCCGCGGTTATGGGTATGGTGGAAGGAGAGGGAGCAGTAGAACTGGGTCAGGCTCATCCGGGGATATCATCTCCTGCGCCGACTACTTTGGCTCCAATTCCCGATGGTTTCTTCTCTCCAGGAAATGAACCGCACAGCTTTCCTCCGTTCCACGATCTGAGTCCGTTTTGGCATAATGGGTTCACGGCAAGTCCTTCGGGGTTGTTTTCAGCTCCTTTGATTTCTCCATCTCCTTCTTCGATGGACTTATTCAACAATTTTTTGGACTTTTAA
- the LOC122311140 gene encoding cyclic nucleotide-gated ion channel 1-like isoform X1, producing the protein MDFSRNSYLRPLPIRRSSYIPWKINEMMDNFLYPQGEFLDRWNKLFVLSCAISWALDPLFFYIPMWKLNDQETCLDSDRTLALVVSVLRSVTDAFYAIHIYFQFRTVIVQPSSRVFGTVDLTVRIAKRYLSTYFTVDILAILPLPQVVVFVLSPSLENATPWVMIEVLKLVIFCQSMPRLLRIYPLYVEVTRSSGRLATTALGGAAYYFLLCMLSSHVVGAFWYIFGIARQGACWQIMCRKIGSCGYIDYPSCGNKLDQADFVRQVIQACRIVEPAETKNSTDDFDFDFGIFTTVLKSGVMESSDFLGKFSYCFWWGFRSLSSIGQNLETSSTYLFEIIFVFLIATYGMILFFLLIDNLQKYTQSTTIRRVEEMMVRKTDAEQWMSRRNLPYCLRERIRQYEHYKWLETRGVEEENAIHNLPKQLRREIKRHLCFDLLMKVPMFAKMDQQLWNLLFDRLKPVVYTQGSYILREGDPVDEMLFIMRGNLTTITINGGITSFNSTADFCGEELLTWALYAQPSTKFPISTKLVVTETVVDAFVLMAEDLRTLASQFPKLHIKELQQANNDKRTIISIGTSSDHHLSHLRKWSFILEPCKNDFFYSQQWRTWVAAGFIQSAWRRYRKRKHERALCDAENRLQYSLANEVGASESFGATMQRPEGTLNTRVRQLLPPSKPVEPNFNVEGDNTSQTSIGHSPNMVNIVRTEIRAALAEHRMSLLEDLEKIIMPIMTRLADMEGRMTATEEVARTRGL; encoded by the exons ATGGATTTCAGTCGAAATAGCTATTTGCGTCCCCTTCCCATACGTCGGTCGTCTTATATTCCGTGGAAGATCAATGAAATGATGGACAACTTTTTATATCCGCAGGGTGAATTCCTTGACAGGTGGAACAAACTATTTGTGCTTTCTTGTGCGATATCATGGGCATTGGACCCACTATTCTTTTACATCCCAATGTGGAAGTTGAATGATCAAGAGACATGCTTAGATTCGGACAGAACACTGGCGCTTGTTGTTTCTGTTCTTCGTTCAGTCACAGATGCTTTTTATGCAATTCATATATACTTCCAATTTCGAACTGTGATCGTCCAACCTTCTTCCCGAGTGTTTGGAACGGTTGATTTGACTGTAAGAATAGCAAAAAGATACTTGTCCACATATTTCACTGTCGACATTCTAGCAATCCTTCCATTACCACAG GTGGTAGTTTTCGTTCTCTCTCCTTCATTAGAAAATGCAACTCCATGGGTAATGATAGAAGTGTTGAAGCTCGTAATCTTCTGCCAATCTATGCCGAGGCTTTTGCGGATCTATCCACTATATGTAGAAGTAACTAGAAGCTCTGGCAGACTGGCTACGACAGCATTGGGTGGAGCTGCCTATTACTTTTTGCTCTGCATGCTATCCAGTCAT GTGGTTGGAGCGTTTTGGTACATTTTTGGCATTGCACGACAGGGTGCGTGCTGGCAGATAATGTGTAGGAAAATTGGCTCATGTGGATATATAGATTATCCCAGCTGTGGAAATAAACTTGATCAAGCTGACTTTGTTCGTCAAGTAATTCAGGCTTGCCGTATTGTCGAACCAGCTGAAACTAAAAACTCAACCGATGACTTTGACTTTGACTTTGGAATATTTACCACAGTTTTGAAGTCTGGGGTTATGGAATCAAGCGACTTTTTAGGGAAATTCTCTTATTGCTTCTGGTGGGGTTTTCGCAGTCTAAG TTCTATTGGTCAAAATCTGGAAACAAGCAGCACCTACCTTTTCGAGATAATCTTTGTTTTTCTCATAGCCACCTATGGGATGATCTTATTCTTCTTACTTATTGACAATCTGCAG AAATATACGCAATCCACAACAATAAGGAGAGTAGAAGAAATGATGGTGAGGAAGACTGATGCAGAACAATGGATGTCCCGACGTAATCTCCCTTACTGCTTAAGGGAGCGGATTAGACAATATGAACATTACAAATGGCTAGAAACAAGAGGTGTGGAGGAAGAGAATGCCATCCATAATCTTCCTAAGCAACTCAGAAGGGAAATAAAGCGCCATCTTTGCTTCGATCTTCTTATGAAG gtGCCCATGTTCGCAAAGATGGATCAACAACTGTGGAATCTGCTGTTTGATCGTCTCAAGCCAGTAGTTTACACACAAGGCAGCTACATTCTTCGTGAAGGGGATCCAGTGGACGAGATGCTCTTTATCATGCGAGGAAACCTAACCACTATCACTATCAATGGTGGAATAACTTCTTTCAACAGTACTGCTGATTTTTGCGGTGAAGAGCTTCTTACTTGGGCCCTATATGCCCAGCCCTCGACCAAATTCCCAATTTCAACAAAATTAGTGGTGACTGAAACAGTGGTTGACGCCTTCGTTCTGATGGCAGAAGACTTGAGGACTCTTGCCTCTCAGTTTCCGAAACTTCATATCAAGGAGTTGCAGCAAGCTAACAA TGACAAGAGAACTATAATCTCTATTGGAACTAGCTCTGATCATCATCTTTCTCATTTGCGTAAATGGTCCTTCATATTGGAACCGTGTAAAAATGACTTCTTCTACTCCCAACAATGGAGAACATGGGTGGCGGCCGGTTTTATCCAATCAGCTTGGCGCCGTTACCGTAAGAGAAAGCACGAGAGGGCTTTGTGTGATGCAGAAAATAGATTGCAATATTCTTTGGCAAATGAAGTTGGGGCCTCTGAAAGTTTTGGTGCAACTATGCAACGACCAGAAGGCACACTCAATACCAGAGTGCGGCAACTGCTGCCGCCATCAAAGCCTGTTGAGCCAAATTTCAATGTTGAAG GTGACAATACTTCACAAACATCAATAGGTCATTCTCCCAACATGGTTAATATTGTGCGCACAGAGATTCGTGCAGCACTTGCAGAGCATCGTATGAGTTTGCTAGAGGACTTGGAGAAGATCATTATGCCCATCATGACTCGACTGGCGGACATGGAGGGTCGTATGACTGCTACGGAGGAGGTCGCCAGGACTCGAGGCCTTTAG
- the LOC122311140 gene encoding cyclic nucleotide-gated ion channel 1-like isoform X2 translates to MDFSRNSYLRPLPIRRSSYIPWKINEMMDNFLYPQGEFLDRWNKLFVLSCAISWALDPLFFYIPMWKLNDQETCLDSDRTLALVVSVLRSVTDAFYAIHIYFQFRTVIVQPSSRVFGTVDLTVRIAKRYLSTYFTVDILAILPLPQVVVFVLSPSLENATPWVMIEVLKLVIFCQSMPRLLRIYPLYVEVTRSSGRLATTALGGAAYYFLLCMLSSHVVGAFWYIFGIARQGACWQIMCRKIGSCGYIDYPSCGNKLDQADFVRQVIQACRIVEPAETKNSTDDFDFDFGIFTTVLKSGVMESSDFLGKFSYCFWWGFRSLSSIGQNLETSSTYLFEIIFVFLIATYGMILFFLLIDNLQKYTQSTTIRRVEEMMVRKTDAEQWMSRRNLPYCLRERIRQYEHYKWLETRGVEEENAIHNLPKQLRREIKRHLCFDLLMKVPMFAKMDQQLWNLLFDRLKPVVYTQGSYILREGDPVDEMLFIMRGNLTTITINGGITSFNSTADFCGEELLTWALYAQPSTKFPISTKLVVTETVVDAFVLMAEDLRTLASQFPKLHIKELQQANKTWVAAGFIQSAWRRYRKRKHERALCDAENRLQYSLANEVGASESFGATMQRPEGTLNTRVRQLLPPSKPVEPNFNVEGDNTSQTSIGHSPNMVNIVRTEIRAALAEHRMSLLEDLEKIIMPIMTRLADMEGRMTATEEVARTRGL, encoded by the exons ATGGATTTCAGTCGAAATAGCTATTTGCGTCCCCTTCCCATACGTCGGTCGTCTTATATTCCGTGGAAGATCAATGAAATGATGGACAACTTTTTATATCCGCAGGGTGAATTCCTTGACAGGTGGAACAAACTATTTGTGCTTTCTTGTGCGATATCATGGGCATTGGACCCACTATTCTTTTACATCCCAATGTGGAAGTTGAATGATCAAGAGACATGCTTAGATTCGGACAGAACACTGGCGCTTGTTGTTTCTGTTCTTCGTTCAGTCACAGATGCTTTTTATGCAATTCATATATACTTCCAATTTCGAACTGTGATCGTCCAACCTTCTTCCCGAGTGTTTGGAACGGTTGATTTGACTGTAAGAATAGCAAAAAGATACTTGTCCACATATTTCACTGTCGACATTCTAGCAATCCTTCCATTACCACAG GTGGTAGTTTTCGTTCTCTCTCCTTCATTAGAAAATGCAACTCCATGGGTAATGATAGAAGTGTTGAAGCTCGTAATCTTCTGCCAATCTATGCCGAGGCTTTTGCGGATCTATCCACTATATGTAGAAGTAACTAGAAGCTCTGGCAGACTGGCTACGACAGCATTGGGTGGAGCTGCCTATTACTTTTTGCTCTGCATGCTATCCAGTCAT GTGGTTGGAGCGTTTTGGTACATTTTTGGCATTGCACGACAGGGTGCGTGCTGGCAGATAATGTGTAGGAAAATTGGCTCATGTGGATATATAGATTATCCCAGCTGTGGAAATAAACTTGATCAAGCTGACTTTGTTCGTCAAGTAATTCAGGCTTGCCGTATTGTCGAACCAGCTGAAACTAAAAACTCAACCGATGACTTTGACTTTGACTTTGGAATATTTACCACAGTTTTGAAGTCTGGGGTTATGGAATCAAGCGACTTTTTAGGGAAATTCTCTTATTGCTTCTGGTGGGGTTTTCGCAGTCTAAG TTCTATTGGTCAAAATCTGGAAACAAGCAGCACCTACCTTTTCGAGATAATCTTTGTTTTTCTCATAGCCACCTATGGGATGATCTTATTCTTCTTACTTATTGACAATCTGCAG AAATATACGCAATCCACAACAATAAGGAGAGTAGAAGAAATGATGGTGAGGAAGACTGATGCAGAACAATGGATGTCCCGACGTAATCTCCCTTACTGCTTAAGGGAGCGGATTAGACAATATGAACATTACAAATGGCTAGAAACAAGAGGTGTGGAGGAAGAGAATGCCATCCATAATCTTCCTAAGCAACTCAGAAGGGAAATAAAGCGCCATCTTTGCTTCGATCTTCTTATGAAG gtGCCCATGTTCGCAAAGATGGATCAACAACTGTGGAATCTGCTGTTTGATCGTCTCAAGCCAGTAGTTTACACACAAGGCAGCTACATTCTTCGTGAAGGGGATCCAGTGGACGAGATGCTCTTTATCATGCGAGGAAACCTAACCACTATCACTATCAATGGTGGAATAACTTCTTTCAACAGTACTGCTGATTTTTGCGGTGAAGAGCTTCTTACTTGGGCCCTATATGCCCAGCCCTCGACCAAATTCCCAATTTCAACAAAATTAGTGGTGACTGAAACAGTGGTTGACGCCTTCGTTCTGATGGCAGAAGACTTGAGGACTCTTGCCTCTCAGTTTCCGAAACTTCATATCAAGGAGTTGCAGCAAGCTAACAA AACATGGGTGGCGGCCGGTTTTATCCAATCAGCTTGGCGCCGTTACCGTAAGAGAAAGCACGAGAGGGCTTTGTGTGATGCAGAAAATAGATTGCAATATTCTTTGGCAAATGAAGTTGGGGCCTCTGAAAGTTTTGGTGCAACTATGCAACGACCAGAAGGCACACTCAATACCAGAGTGCGGCAACTGCTGCCGCCATCAAAGCCTGTTGAGCCAAATTTCAATGTTGAAG GTGACAATACTTCACAAACATCAATAGGTCATTCTCCCAACATGGTTAATATTGTGCGCACAGAGATTCGTGCAGCACTTGCAGAGCATCGTATGAGTTTGCTAGAGGACTTGGAGAAGATCATTATGCCCATCATGACTCGACTGGCGGACATGGAGGGTCGTATGACTGCTACGGAGGAGGTCGCCAGGACTCGAGGCCTTTAG